Within the Phaseolus vulgaris cultivar G19833 chromosome 9, P. vulgaris v2.0, whole genome shotgun sequence genome, the region GGCCTCTAAGCATGTCAAATAACTGTGCATTAAAAATACTAATTGAGATTTGAGTATTAAACTCATGAGAAAAGAAGATAATCTTACGTAAGATGCTCTTATGCACTCGAAGAATTACTTCTAACTGTCCAAACTCGatctaaattttattatgaGAAAATAAACTTAAGTATTGCAATTGTAAAATCACTGTGTAAGACAAATTTTGCAGATTTTTATACCAACTACCTTCAAAATTCAATAACATCTGCTATAGCCTATAGTGCAAACTCTTCATTAAAACCTCTCATTTTTATGTGACTATGTCCTTTTCACATGACATTATGTCTGTTTGTTTAAACTTTGTTAAGAAAAAagtacatttttaaataaaataatcactTATTAGTAATGCTTACATGTTTGGATAGACTTATTTAAATAAGCAGTAGAAGATAGAAGAAAGTTGAAAAAACATGGAGTGTTGTTTTATGACAATTTTGGGACAAAAAAGTACCCAGACATTTGGTGATGGCAGTTTATCCTTCTATAGGGTTACCCTCCTCCTCTTCCCTtactaatttgtttttaattaaaccAATGTTTTTGAATCATGTAAACAAACACATATCAGTTTCTTCTGATACAATAGTCacttaaaaatgaattattttatcaCTTTCTTTGTTGATTTATCACATCAGCACTTCTCTCTCTATGTGTATAGGAACAAAGGCTATCCATGGATCATTTTTGAACTTTCAAAACTAGTATTAAAGGTAGTAGTGGCATACTAATGTAGCAACCCAATTAAATCAACATAAACCAAAAGACCCTCAATTAATTAGACATAAGAGTATAAAAATCCAAGTATTCATCAACAATCATAGTTTTCAgcctaaaaagaaaaaagatgaaGTTTTTGAAACAGAAGGGGGTGATGACTGACCTCAAGGGCAATAACCCAGTCCTTCTTATGAATGTGATAGTTCAAGACTTCAGGGAGAGTGTGTACCCAGAACTTATCACTCTTCCTTTTctccttctttttcttcttcttcttcttgatggGTGTCTCCTCCATACCCTCAAAGAACAGTGTTTGGGAAAATTCCTTATCTTTTGGGTTTCTGGTTTTGGTTTTTGGAGCTGGTTTTCTGGTAGAATAGCCAGAGACACTGGTTTTTGATGCAGCAGGAACCGAGAAGCGGGTGACCCGAAAAAACGGATCTTGGGTTGTGGGAAATTTGGAATGGGGAATGGGAGAAGGAATAATGGAAGAAGAAAGACAAAGGGACATTGAAACCATGGAAAGGAAACATACACAGATAACTTTGTTTCTCTGAACTTTGAACTTTTGTGTGTTTGTTTTTGTATTTCATTGTTgtcatattaatttttatagtgTTGGTCCATTTACATGTAGAATAcactaaataatttataatttgttttcgtaaattagttttagttttttatattttgacaacaaaatattaaataaaaatagcgATTCTTTTAATTAAATGTTCCACTAATAACACAAGGATGTTTGTGTAATATTATTATCTTAATGCACTCATTAAAATTTATCATCAATGACTTTGAAAACTCATTTCACAAAAGCTCcctcaaaacatttttttaatactctctttctgaaaaataattatttaatttcatatgcCATTTTAGAagttcaaaattatatttattattttgttatttttataccTATTTTCTAATTCATACACGTATTATTCTGTTAGATGGAGACAAAAATGAGGAAAATAGAAAAGTGTACaactattttattataattaaaaaattattatatttattgatttctaaaaaaaaaactttaataaaaatgaatagaGGAGGAATATTTAGTTTTTGCATGTTGGAAATATAAACTAAACTTAGGGTCATTACAACACCATGCACGGTAAACCTGtaattaatatgaaaataattaatataggaCTATTTTTATACACTGTATTAGATAAAATTCACAATTcatttaaaaagttataaaactaaaaaaagacacataaaaaaaatagaataacaTACCAATTACGATTATTGAAGTGAATAGCACTCGACTATATAATGAAAGCATGGGTTATATAGAAAATAGTACACACTAATATAAAGATAGAATTAATCAGGAATTACTATGATAAAGTTAATCCATACTTAATAAGTTGGAATGTAGTAATAAAGtaaataatgttaaaatttattattatcagttttaattaaaatcgacataataaatatttatttttttgagtAAGATTTTAACtgatataaaaaatgttataaaaagtTGATCATGTGTTGCATAACTCAAGGATATGCTTCAATTTTGGATCCCTGGGAATAAAAACTCTGAACATTGGTGCAACCGATGAAGCATAACCCCTGATAAATCTATAGTAACCAGTTATGccaaaaaaaaacttctaaacTGCTTCAGATTAAGAGGAATAGGCCAATTTAAAACTGCTTCTACTTTCACTTGATCCATAGCAACTCCAGTACCTGAAACTATATGACCAAGATTGTTGTAGACCAAAAGAACACTTAGATAGAAATAGCTTgttctattttagaatctgtaACACTACCTCCAAATGATACAAATGTGAAGACCAAGATGGACTATAGACTAATATGTCATCAAAAGACACAAGTACAAAACTTTCTTCAAGTCCTTGAAAAACTTGGTTCATTAGACTCTCGAAAGTAGCAGGGGGGCATTAGTGAGCCAAAAAAGCATCACAAGCAATTAATAATGACTTTGATGAGTTCTAAAAACAGTTTTATGTTTATCCCAGGGTAAAGAATGATATCCTGACCTTATATCCAACTTAGGGAAATATTTGGCTCCGAATCATTAAGAAACTCATCAATAGTTGGGATAGGGAACTATCTTTTATAGTAGTAGCATTTAAAGCCATAATCAGTATAATCTCCAAATACCATATTTCTTCTTAACCAAGATGATAAGAGAGGAAACGGGCTTGTGCTAGGAACTATAAGTTCTTCCTTCAACATATCTGACACCATAATTTCAATTTACTGTTTTTTATTATGAGGGTATCTATAAGGCCTTACCTTCACAGGTCCACTTTCAGGCAACAAGGAAACAGTATGATTATGTGAACTAGGAGGAGGAAAGTCAGATGGAATATCAAAAACAACTTTGTAAGTACGTAGCAAAACTGCAATGTCAGTAGGAATGCCAAACCACTGATCTGCAGGGCAATCATGATGTTGAACATGTAAGGTAAAAACTTCATAAATGGGAGAAGTGTGGTGCATTCTGCTCAAATGATGAAACTGGGCAGGACTAGGCAGCTTTGGTTTCTCTCCGTATAAAGTAACAAAGTGATCCTCTAATTGGAACTTAACAGTCAAGGCATTATAGTCTGAGATATGTGGTCCCAAAGTGGAAAGCCAAGTTGCACCAAGCACTAAGTCAGCACCTGCAACTGGTAACAAGTATACCAACAAAGTTAATGAATGTGCTTGAACCTTTACTTCCAAATCTTGAACTAGTCCTTCCGCAACCAGGGCATTCCTATTACTCACTAACACTAAATTAGGAATAGGGGCAATCAGAAGTTTCAAACAATGAGAAATTGAAGGTTGTAAGCAGTTGTCAGAACTTCCATTTCTAACAATATTTGAACCATCATACCATTGATAGACCCTTGAAATCTCATTGTTCCCACTCCTGAGGATCCATCAAGAGCATTATATGACAAATGATGTTCTTGGTCAGAGGGTAATTCTGTAGTATCCGATGCATTAGGGGGATCCAATTCTTGAGCCTGATAATCTTCCTCTTCCAGTTCTAACCACAAGTACTGCTTGTTTGGACATCTATGACTTGGAGAGAATTTCTCATCACAAGTATAGCACAATCCCTTATCTCTCTGCAATTGCATCTCAGTTGGTGTCATCTTTCGAACATTACTCATCTTGGTTGGGTGGAAAAGTATGTTGTGGTGGAGTAGGTAGTAAAAGTGGAAGGCTAGTGGTTTTTAATGTTTGGTTCATGGTCAGGTTATTGGAAAAACTGGTTGGTTTACTGAAATGGCTGGTAGTGTTTGGTTTGGATCTTGTGGCATATTTCTCTTTATACAGTTTGGCAAGAGAAAATGATCCCTTCATTATGTTTTCAACTCTAACATGCAGGAACAGGAACATCACTTTATTTTATCAGTTTTATCAGTCTTAATAAAACTCTTCCATCCATTACTCAGTCTCTGAATTGAGTAGTCAAGCTCTCTCCAAGCACCACTTTACTTTACTATATTGTATTTTCTTGCCATACCTCTTGCGTACAAAACTAGTGATACCATATTGTATTTTTGTACAATTTTGATATAATCATTTGAACGCAAGAGATTGAAATTACAATCTCTCATTGTAAGTCAATTAGCTCTAGTAGAAAGGACTAATTCTGCACAACTTGACGTACCAAAGTTTGAATTTTCATTAAAAGAATTTGTCAACATTTAATGGTATCTCAAGTAAGATTACCtccaaaagaaaatattaaaagagagaaagaaatcaaATTCAAAGTAATCAAGAGAAAGAAAGATATTAATGGCACCAAAATTCAATCTAAAGTTGCCTGCAAGTTACATGATTCTCTGGTTACAAGTAAACTAAATCTAGTTGCTTATATAATTGTCATAAATAAATCAAGATAATATTAAAGGGTACTCACCTGTAGTAAAACTTGTATAATTATTGATTGATACAAATACCCTCCTAAATGCCCGCGAACTGACCCTATTATCTTTGCATATACATGAACTAATAACACCATCTACCTAACATTAGATAGCACAGTGAACATTTTGTGCTGAACATCTGAAGTGAAGGTAAACCTTCCCTACATATTTTGATGACAGCAACTACCACAGATGTATATACCCAGAACTAATACTTTCacacttcaaaaaaaaaaaaagtccagGCCTACAGCAAAGAATATCTGATATACAACATTACATGGACCCATATTCCAATGATTCCCAACTGAATGGCTGGAATACATAATAGACTTTGGGTGAGCTTTTGAAGAGCAAAGCCACGCAAACACACACAGCTGCAATGGCAACCATTGACAGCATTGCTGGCCTATAAACCAGTGCAGTTTTCACACCACCATACGCCAACTTGTGCTGGCATAGCCCACAATGTCGCAGCATTGCTGTTGTTTCAATCTTCTCAGTTTGCAAACTTGAAACTTTTGATGATTTATGTCCATCTGATTGCTTCTGCTTTATGTTACTATCTACAAGAGTGCCTGGGATATTAAGCACATGTTCACTTTTGCATGTGTTGCTTATTTTCCTCTGGACAAGTTGAATGTAGGAGTAGTGGCCTCGCAGGGATGCATGGTCATAAGGGGTCAAACCTGTAGTGTCCTGAGCACTTTTCCATGCCTCAATTCCCACCTGAACATGGAAAACAAAggagttaaatattttttactacaCCCTGCCACATGTAATTCAATTAAGAATAGCCAGTTAACTAAATCCTGCACAGGAACTAGCTAAAGAAGGTGAAAAGTGGGGAACAGGAAGAATGCTTTAAGTATTATCAGAAATAAAGGAGCGTTTGGAAGAGCTTGGATCGTATATGAGCATATCACATCTTAAGCTCTAAAAAGGCATTTGAAAGCTCGTAAAAGTGGCTTATGAGCCTtgtaaaaatttcaataaatttcatagtgaaacttaaaaaataaactcaTCTGATATACTCATTTAAAAATTGCTTTTGTTTACCCAAATGTTCCATAATTACTAATAGTTTAACTGTAATCTCCATACACATCTCCCATCCGTTGCATTGGAGATCCCATATTAATTACTGATATGGCCAAATAGTATATATGAATGAGGCTGATCCTTATACCAGGAGTCGGCCCTTATCCAATGAGGGTGATCCTTAAGATAGTACCACAGTCTATCCTAGAGATAGTTGGCCGAACCACTTGTTATGAGATTCTTATCGGATCATCCAAAAATGTCTAATTAAACACAACTTACGTGCAAGATATCTAGTCTTGGTATATAGGAATTGTTGGAAATCTCACATTCACTAGTGATACGATCAAAATAGTGTATATAAATGAGGGGCAGTCCTCATCATATGAGCTAACTTTTGTCATCTTAAGCAGACCCAAACCCAAATTCTAAAACCTGGAGTTTGTAATAGTTAAAAAAGTAACTGAAGACGTATGATGCATACAGAGAAGAAAGGAATTACCAGTCCTGGATCATCAGTTAATGCATCCAATACATTATCCGAACCATGTATACTTGCTGCAACATGAAGGGGAGTCAACCCAGCCGGCCCAACTGAATCAGGTCTGAATATGAATCTGTTAGGGGACTTGCTGACTTGCTGCTCTTTACTGTTTCCACCATCTGAAGCATTAACTGGCACAAATTTTAACAGTAGTTCCACCATAGGCCTGCAATTTCTTTTTACCGCTTTGTGCAGAAGATCCATCTCTAACAATGCTAACTCAACTGAGGTATGCTCTCCTATATCAACAGTGTCCTCAAAGATAATGTTCAAGAGCTTTTTCATCACAGCACACCAGTCATGGTCCATAGAGAAGCCAACAAGCCacatgaaccgattgaaatggaAGCAATCTTGTACAGGTGCCACAGGACCTAGCCGAACTTTCATACGGTTTCTGTGAAGGAGCCAACCCATTTCCTGTATGAAATACAATGCTTGAGTCTTTTCTTCCATTCGTTTAGTTTTCATTTGGATGTCATCAGCAGTCTCAGCTGTCTCAATGACATTCTCCAGCTTACATATCTCTGAACAAATTTCTTGCTCTGCAACTATGAATGGAAAGGAACAGCTGCTAAGACCATTATCTTCCACCTGAGTCAAGATTATCTATCATATCAGATATGAAAATATAGCTTTAAAAGCAAGAGAAAGTGAAATCCTATTTGTGCAGAATATCTTTTATCTGAATCTAACACTTGACAATTCTCCGCTTCAACAGCAGAAACTATCTAAATGCATTTTTGCATGGATAGGTTACTTGGCTCCATTCAGCCTTTTCTTAAACCATTTGAAAATCTGTTGGTTTCAGGAATAAAGTATCACTTACATAACTAGTTTCGCCAAGGGAAAAGCCAcataattacataataaatcAATGTCTCAAGACAGGAAAAAGGAGAATGGGTGATGTCAACCTATGACTCAGTCTCATTTATTGAATGGTTTTCAATTGTTCATAAAATCTAAAACTATGGAGGACCTTCAAAGTTTATTAAAGCTAAAGTCACCAAGTGGCAGTCATCATCTAATTCTAAGCTAAGCTACAAAAGTTcacattgaaaaaataaaaaattacttcaTAAATTTTGCTGAAGAGAAGGCCAGTgcaaaaagaatatttttttctatgagTACAAGTACACCACCTCAATAAACCCTCTTCCAGCCACATTTGGTATACAACAAGAGAAGCTCAGATGCTGAAGCTCATGACGTCCAATGGCAGCATCAGCATCAACCAAATCATAACAACTTTCTTGTACCAGATACTTCCCTTCAAGTGCACAGAGCAACCTGAAATCAAGAGAAATGGATTAGCTTCAGGTCCAATTGCAGCAAACAAAATCCAGACCACAGATTTCCCTTCCTTCACAAATCTATCTATATTGGATTTATGTAACTAACAAAAGCAATCATTTATAAGATGTTACTTAGAAGAATAAACAAGTCAAATAAATTGTGGAATAAAATCATACATTATTCAGATAGGAAATGATGTTCgagtattattatattataaaaattaattagggGAAATGATTAGAAAAAATCATTTCAATTACAGACGTGATTTTAAATATCAACAACTAACTATGccaaaaagacaaaaatatttatttgatatttagaTAAGATCTAATTAACCTAATCTAGTCTATACACACTTTTTTTATACTGTAAATTTGGAGCATGATTTAAAATGCATTAAGTACAAACTCTCAGATACtattaattacttaaaaaataagtattaagacaaaagtattttattttaacgaaagaatacatttatttaagtatgtatgtatcttccttttcttgtaatatcttcttcaaaaattatcaaaaaatataatttcacatcttttatattttagttatttttaatttaatttgaccATACAACTGACAAGTGATATACTAGTAAGGAAAAACTATACCCTAGACATTTAAGTAGTGTATCTCTCTCATCCAACTTTGAAACAATGTCAGGGCCTGGAAAAGTATTGCATAGAAGTCGTACTTCTCTGAAAATCCTATCTTATCATATTGCCCTAAGTCTAAGGCAAATGATGTATCTACAACGAGCAACAAAaacattatatattttgttttttcctaACTTCTTCGGATGACTTAGTATGCCCTGCAGTATAATAACTGAAATAAGCACACTGTTATCAATGGCAGATGGTGGAATATGGTAGAGGTAAAAATTCCACTATATAAACACACCAGTGCAGCCTATAGCACTACCATAATAGGCCTCCCTCAACAAACTGTCTATGGCGGTTGGTGAAAATTCCACCATGTCATTCTGGCACAGCCACACCATTTAACAACATTACCTAAGTCTCAACTGAACAGATTTGAATCATCAGGCATATAGAGATTTACCTGGTGTTGGACAGCAAAAGGTTGAATCCTTTCACAATAAATTGAACACAAGAACTTGAAGAAACAGCAAGTGGTTTAACACAAAAAATCTGACAATTCTGTGGACTTTTGAATCGCAATGGTACATCTATGACCACCTGACCTGCAGGAGAGATTTATGACATAAAATAGATTGTTGTTACCTAAGTAAGATGAGATAAAATCCTAATGATAATTGATATACAATCACATGAGAAGAATGAACACAACACAGTGAGAGAACAAACCATTATACAGAAAAGCTACTGAGTGCTGCACTCTTGTATATATCCATCCTGTTCTCCAAAAAGAATCATTCGGCGTAGCAAGTTTTCTCAAGCTGGATCCTAGATTATAGCATAGCTGCATTATGAAATAGTAACATATAAACATTTAGACATTCTATGACTGTTCCCATGATTCCAGTAGGCAACTAATATATCATATTATATCAAATTATACCTCTTCCCAAGCGGAATTTTCTAGACGGAGATATACAGTTAATATGATACAGCCAGGCCTTATATAGCTCTCTATCTCAGTGGGACTATGGGATAACCAGTTAAGGATCTGACattcaaagaaaaacataaatcaaacatataaaaaaacagTTCGGTGAAATTGTTTATACCAATTTTAAGgcaaagataaagtacctgtgATCGGAGAGCATGGGGGAAATCATTTGGAGCCTTGCcaaatagtttgaaaacaattcgATCTGTGCGACTCTGCAaacagaaaatataaataaaatgccAACAAATACAATCTTGACAGCCACAAGAAAACAAAGTTTATACTTGAGGTGGAGGAGGAACACTCTATCTCTAAGTAGACTATGACTTAAATGAACATTGAACTGAATGCATTACTTTATCAATCAATAAGAAATGAATCAATCATAACATCTATTATACACAAGTTTGACAAATATATAACTTCAAAAAGTT harbors:
- the LOC137820176 gene encoding squamosa promoter-binding-like protein 1 yields the protein MEAQLEGKNQYLYGPVVPEMKSVGKRSLEWDLNDWKWDGDLFTATQLNSVPSDCRSRQPFPADPEILAIGGASNNLSSAHDDVNLAEGRRELEKRRRGVADEGGVEMNDGAGSLNLNLGVQVYPIIEGEEKSGKKTKITGSTLNRAVCQVEDCRADLSSAKDYHRRHKVCDMHSKASKALVGNVMQRFCQQCSRFHVLQEFDEGKRSCRRRLAGHNKRRRKTHPDASVVNDGSVNEEKGSSYLLMSLLRILSNMHSNGSDNMTSQDVLSHLLRNLASVAGTINGRNIVSLLEGSQDLVKAGTSGTAHNVPNTNSSGPETSRPFDTSTKMDNGLISQDPPESMVQCEMTPANGMTKRFIASGSDGVGSSKYPSLPQPSNVLLSQDSLPPHSVSAEPTVGRIGLSNIDLNSAYDDVQDYVENTRNSRPPLPSGNGSLDHPLWVQCDSLKSSPPQTSRNSDSTSTQSPSSSSGEAQSRTDRIVFKLFGKAPNDFPHALRSQILNWLSHSPTEIESYIRPGCIILTVYLRLENSAWEELCYNLGSSLRKLATPNDSFWRTGWIYTRVQHSVAFLYNGQVVIDVPLRFKSPQNCQIFCVKPLAVSSSSCVQFIVKGFNLLLSNTRLLCALEGKYLVQESCYDLVDADAAIGRHELQHLSFSCCIPNVAGRGFIEVEDNGLSSCSFPFIVAEQEICSEICKLENVIETAETADDIQMKTKRMEEKTQALYFIQEMGWLLHRNRMKVRLGPVAPVQDCFHFNRFMWLVGFSMDHDWCAVMKKLLNIIFEDTVDIGEHTSVELALLEMDLLHKAVKRNCRPMVELLLKFVPVNASDGGNSKEQQVSKSPNRFIFRPDSVGPAGLTPLHVAASIHGSDNVLDALTDDPGLVGIEAWKSAQDTTGLTPYDHASLRGHYSYIQLVQRKISNTCKSEHVLNIPGTLVDSNIKQKQSDGHKSSKVSSLQTEKIETTAMLRHCGLCQHKLAYGGVKTALVYRPAMLSMVAIAAVCVCVALLFKSSPKVYYVFQPFSWESLEYGSM